In the Gemmatimonadaceae bacterium genome, one interval contains:
- a CDS encoding Hsp20/alpha crystallin family protein, giving the protein MADDRDYTRDENPHQGASHSFGKNIGTGDRERSISTERETRGQAATRAPAAESANAPVRGPRSGAFTLMRRMADDMDRLFENFGLGRAFGLGASAGPWRGFLDEDQSAWAPQVETFRRGDKLVVRADLPGLKKEDVKAEIENGVLAISGHRHSEREENRDDFYRSERNYGSFYRAIPLPEGIESDNCEASFKDGVLEITLPAPKLDERRARQIQIR; this is encoded by the coding sequence ATGGCCGACGATCGAGACTACACACGGGATGAAAATCCGCACCAAGGGGCGAGCCACAGCTTCGGCAAGAACATCGGCACCGGTGACCGCGAACGGTCTATTTCGACCGAACGCGAAACCCGCGGTCAAGCCGCGACGCGGGCGCCCGCGGCTGAATCCGCGAACGCCCCGGTTCGCGGACCGCGCTCCGGAGCATTCACCTTGATGCGGCGCATGGCCGACGACATGGATCGCTTGTTCGAGAACTTCGGGCTCGGACGCGCGTTCGGTCTCGGGGCATCCGCGGGACCATGGCGAGGGTTTCTCGACGAAGACCAGTCGGCGTGGGCGCCGCAGGTCGAGACCTTCCGCCGCGGCGACAAGCTCGTCGTGCGCGCCGACCTTCCAGGTCTCAAGAAAGAGGACGTGAAGGCGGAGATCGAGAACGGCGTGCTCGCGATCTCGGGGCATCGCCATTCCGAACGAGAAGAAAACCGCGACGATTTCTATCGCAGCGAGCGGAACTACGGCTCGTTCTATCGGGCCATCCCGCTCCCCGAAGGCATCGAGTCCGACAATTGCGAGGCGAGCTTCAAGGACGGCGTTCTCGAGATCACGCTGCCGGCGCCCAAACTCGACGAGCGTCGTGCGCGCCAGATCCAGATTCGCTGA
- a CDS encoding cbb3-type cytochrome c oxidase subunit I: protein MLASDGGVSGLRPVSSAADDIGRGDPALSTRLTALWETPDTWVARIATVDHKTLGKRYVYTAFVFFVLGGIEALLIRLQLARPDNTLISPNAYNQLMTMHGVTMMFLFIQPVLSGFSFYLTPLMIGARELAFPRLNAFSYYAFLLAGVFMYASFAIGQAPNAGWFNYTPLADAVHDPGRNIDFYVLGLLFLGTSTTAGAFNSIVTILKLRAPGMSLSTMPLFLWSSLTVSFAVVFSMPAFTVALGFLELERQWHFAFFDAARGGSALLWQHLFWVFAHPWVYIVFLPATGMLSMVIPTFCRRPITGHTYVALSTVATGAIGFGVWVHHMFATGLPQLEMSFFGGASMLISIPSAVTIFAWLATMWYGRVVLATPMLFALAFIVQFVIGGVSGVMTAAIPFDWQATDTYFIVAHIHYVLLGGSVFGLFAGAYYWAPKAYGHMPNEAVSKLAFWLMFVGFNVGFFPMHMSGLLGMPRRVYTYAASSGLAGLNLISTVGAYLLAIGIAIGLWSLYRCRSHGPAAGANPWGAASLEWLTTSPPRPFNFAHVPLVDSRHPLWDGAYSVGPSLDGARLSPLTTAVDGEPVAPIALPEDNVWSVAIAVAMLVAFAALLARIDVLAAAGFVTTLLCLARWMWPASAHTPAAAEA from the coding sequence GTGCTGGCAAGCGACGGCGGCGTGAGCGGACTGCGCCCGGTGTCATCGGCAGCCGACGATATCGGCCGCGGCGACCCCGCGTTGAGCACCAGATTGACGGCGCTGTGGGAGACGCCCGACACGTGGGTCGCCCGGATCGCGACGGTCGATCACAAGACGCTCGGCAAACGATACGTCTACACCGCGTTCGTTTTTTTTGTGCTCGGTGGCATCGAGGCACTGCTGATCCGTCTGCAGCTGGCGCGGCCGGACAACACGCTGATCTCGCCAAACGCGTACAACCAGCTGATGACGATGCACGGCGTGACGATGATGTTCCTCTTCATCCAGCCGGTGCTGTCGGGGTTCAGCTTCTACTTGACGCCGCTCATGATCGGGGCGCGCGAGTTGGCGTTTCCCCGGCTGAATGCGTTTAGCTACTACGCGTTTCTGCTCGCCGGCGTCTTCATGTACGCGAGCTTCGCGATCGGCCAGGCGCCCAACGCCGGCTGGTTCAACTACACGCCGCTGGCCGACGCGGTTCACGACCCGGGACGGAACATCGATTTCTACGTTCTCGGGCTCCTGTTCCTCGGCACGTCGACGACGGCGGGTGCGTTCAACTCGATCGTCACCATTCTCAAGCTGCGCGCGCCCGGCATGTCGCTGTCGACCATGCCGCTCTTTCTCTGGAGCTCGTTGACGGTGTCGTTCGCCGTCGTGTTCTCGATGCCCGCCTTTACCGTCGCGCTCGGCTTCTTGGAGCTCGAGCGACAATGGCACTTCGCGTTCTTTGACGCGGCGCGCGGAGGCAGCGCGCTCCTCTGGCAGCATCTCTTCTGGGTCTTTGCGCATCCCTGGGTCTACATCGTGTTTCTGCCGGCGACCGGGATGTTGTCGATGGTCATTCCGACCTTCTGCCGCCGGCCCATCACCGGACACACGTACGTCGCACTGTCGACCGTGGCCACCGGGGCGATCGGCTTTGGCGTGTGGGTGCATCACATGTTCGCGACCGGGCTGCCTCAGCTCGAGATGAGCTTCTTCGGCGGTGCGAGCATGCTCATCTCGATTCCGAGCGCGGTCACGATCTTCGCGTGGCTGGCGACGATGTGGTACGGACGCGTCGTTCTCGCGACTCCGATGCTTTTCGCGCTGGCGTTCATCGTCCAGTTCGTCATCGGCGGCGTGAGCGGCGTGATGACCGCCGCGATTCCGTTCGATTGGCAGGCGACGGACACCTACTTCATCGTCGCGCACATTCACTACGTGTTGCTCGGCGGAAGCGTCTTTGGGTTGTTCGCCGGAGCGTACTACTGGGCGCCGAAAGCGTACGGCCACATGCCCAACGAGGCGGTGAGCAAACTCGCGTTCTGGCTCATGTTCGTCGGATTCAACGTCGGGTTTTTTCCGATGCACATGAGCGGGCTGCTCGGAATGCCGCGGCGTGTCTACACGTACGCGGCGTCGAGCGGTCTCGCGGGACTCAACCTCATCTCGACCGTCGGTGCCTATTTGCTGGCGATCGGGATCGCGATCGGGCTTTGGAGTTTGTATCGCTGCCGCTCGCATGGGCCGGCGGCCGGCGCGAATCCGTGGGGAGCGGCGTCGTTGGAATGGCTCACCACGTCGCCGCCGCGGCCGTTCAACTTCGCTCACGTTCCTCTGGTCGACTCGCGCCATCCGCTTTGGGACGGTGCGTACTCCGTAGGCCCGTCACTCGACGGCGCGCGCCTTTCGCCGCTGACGACGGCAGTAGACGGCGAGCCGGTGGCTCCGATCGCGCTCCCAGAAGACAACGTGTGGAGCGTGGCGATCGCCGTCGCGATGCTGGTCGCGTTCGCCGCGTTGCTGGCGCGTATCGACGTGCTTGCGGCCGCCGGCTTCGTGACGACGCTGTTGTGCCTTGCCCGCTGGATGTGGCCGGCGAGCGCCCACACCCCGGCAGCCGCGGAAGCATGA